In Labrus mixtus chromosome 13, fLabMix1.1, whole genome shotgun sequence, a single genomic region encodes these proteins:
- the lats2 gene encoding serine/threonine-protein kinase LATS2, which produces MRPKTFPAAPYVGNTRQRLQEIKEGLKQPAKLVSQALHGGSSRTEGGRGADCKSGKDTASRQQQLRPPQKFNNYQNALREIRKSLMPFANESGPSSGSGHPAGAGEVNRQMLQDLVNAGCDQEMAVRALKQTGSRNIEAALEYISKMGYLDPRNELIVRVIKQTSPGKAGMPNSMDHRPALEASGEVGAMPPYHQMGAPMYDGAAGYGPEGEMSRAYMGAPPVMNYMMPPSGAAQGPAMGNPMGRPPSMGNYPAVMAPQGNQPNNMYPPGAPQKGYTGGMEQHGPMMSYNVPGQPLQLQPQPPGGPVPGPHYDYGHTRPHMMEPAGYGVKRTASFQNKMAPPQMAPPDNYVNMQGKGAMVQNGPGGGGGGYPANLYLPPHSHPRQASPTSHQVHMMSRSPGGVTTMGPDFSDMPQGLMTPSRASLNLDLYEHHWAGPPGPEGAPPARQPQPQGPFRGEVRVPSRTNSFNNRSAGPNGVRPAMAAPPPAGKQDPSLGPPNTITAVTSPPIQQPVKSIRVMRPEPKTAVGPCHPGWMTAQTQEAAESLGYMPEETYPLEPAQEPRCPPPPYPKNLLMSGAAVEPGALEGAGDMCGAPHLNNPAARNTRGGSGGSGKGEESQQAKEKTKMGKGEKAVKDKKQIQTSPVPVRKNGRDEEKRESRIKTYSPFAFKFYMEQHIENVMKTHQQKLNRRLQLEQEMSKAGLSEAEQEQMRKMLNQKESNYNRLRRAKMDKSMFIKIKTLGIGAFGEVCLTRKVDTGALYAMKTLRKKDVLNRNQVAHVKAERDILAEADNEWVVRLYYSFQDRDSLYFVMDYIPGGDMMSLLIRMGVFPEPLARFYIAELTLAIESVHKMGFIHRDIKPDNILIDLDGHIKLTDFGLCTGFRWTHNSKYYQKGSHVRQDSMEPSDFWDDVSNCRCGDRLMTLEQRANRQHQRCLAHSLVGTPNYIAPEVLLRKGYTQLCDWWSVGVILFEMLVGQPPFLASTPTETQIKVINWESTLQVPAQVKLSPEAVDIIGRLCCSAEDRVGSNGAGEIKAHPFFSQMDFSSNLRQQPAPYRPKIAHPMDTSNFDPVEEEGGPGAWSDSGDSTRALDMLCSPHGKHPEHAFYEFTFRRFFDDNGCPFRYPKPPESCEGPQSISGAACMGPDEDDEQEEEEEDDEDMGEEGEQGEGCEPVYV; this is translated from the exons ATGAGGCCAAAAACTTTCCCAGCTGCCCCCTATGTGGGGAACACGCGCCAGAGGCTTCAGGAGATCAAGGAGGGTCTGAAGCAGCCGGCCAAGCTTGTGAGCCAGGCCCTGCACGGGGGCAGCTCCCGGACCGAGGGCGGCAGAGGGGCCGACTGCAAGAGCGGGAAAGACACGGCCAGCCGCCAGCAGCAGCTCCGACCGCCACAGAAGTTTAACAACTACCAGAATGCCCTTCGAGAAATCAGAAAGTCCCTCATGCCCTTTGCCAACGAGTCAGGCCCCTCTTCAGGGTCAGGACAccctgcaggagccggggaggTGAACCGGCAGATGCTGCAGGATTTGGTCAATGCCGGCTGTGACCAG GAGATGGCTGTGAGGGCGCTAAAGCAGACGGGGAGTAGGAATATCGAAGCCGCCTTAGAGTACATCAGCAAAATGGGTTACCTTGACCCCCGCAATGAGCTCATCGTCCGTGTCATCAAGCAGACTTCACCAG GTAAAGCTGGCATGCCAAACTCAATGGACCACCGCCCTGCATTAGAGGCTTCAGGGGAAGTGGGTGCCATGCCTCCGTACCACCAGATGGGGGCTCCAATGTATGACGGGGCAGCTGGTTACGGCCCTGAGGGGGAGATGTCCAGAGCCTACATGGGCGCTCCCCCTGTGATGAACTACATGATGCCTCCTTCTGGTGCAGCACAGGGTCCTGCCATGGGAAACCCGATGGGTCGACCTCCCAGTATGGGCAACTATCCAGCGGTGATGGCCCCCCAGGGCAACCAGCCCAACAACATGTACCCTCCAGGGGCGCCACAGAAAGGCTACACCGGTGGTATGGAACAGCATGGCCCCATGATGAGCTACAATGTCCCCGGTCAGCCTCTGCAGCTCCAACCTCAGCCACCAGGAGGCCCTGTTCCTGGTCCACACTATGATTATGGCCATACCAGGCCACACATGATGGAGCCTGCAGGTTATGGAGTGAAGAGGACCGCCTCCTTTCAGAACAAGATGGCACCGCCTCAAATGGCGCCCCCCGATAACTACGTCAACATGCAAGGAAAAGGGGCCATGGTTCAGAATGgtcctggaggaggaggtggaggttaCCCTGCAAACCTGTATCTGCCCCCTCATTCCCACCCACGCCAGGCCAGCCCCACGTCCCACCAGGTCCACATGATGTCCCGCTCCCCAGGTGGAGTCACAACCATGGGCCCAGACTTTTCCGACATGCCGCAGGGCTTGATGACCCCATCTAGGGCGAGCCTCAACCTGGACCTGTATGAGCACCACTGGGCCGGGCCTCCAGGTCCAGAAGGGGCCCCTCCAGCTAGGCAGCCCCAGCCTCAGGGCCCATTTAGGGGGGAGGTGCGGGTCCCCAGCAGAACCAACTCGTTCAACAATCGCTCTGCTGGTCCAAATGGTGTCCGACCAGCGATGGCTGCTCCACCtccagcaggaaaacaggaCCCCTCTTTGGGCCCACCAAACACCATCACAGCTGTAACGTCCCCGCCCATCCAGCAGCCAGTGAAGAGCATCCGTGTGATGAGACCAGAGCCAAAGACTGCCGTGGGACCCTGTCACCCAGGGTGGATGACGGCTCAGACCCAGGAAGCAGCCGAGTCTCTGGGCTACATGCCCGAGGAGACCTACCCTCTGGAGCCTGCTCAGGAGCCACGCTGCCCACCACCACCTTACCCCAAAAACCTGCTCATGTCCGGGGCAGCTGTCGAGCCCGGAGCCCTGGAAGGAGCAGGGGACATGTGTGGAGCCCCGCACCTGAATAACCCTGCAGCCAGAAACACCCGCGGCGGCAGTGGAGGGAGCGGAAAGGGCGAGGAGAGCCAGCAGGCGAAAGAGAAGACGAAGAtgggaaaaggagaaaaagcagTGAAAGACAAGAAGCAGATCCAGACGTCACCTGTGCCTGTGAGGAAGAACGGACGTgatgaggagaagagagagtcACGCATCAAGACCTACTCACCGTTTGCGTTCAAATTCTACATGGAGCAGCACATAGAGAACGTGATGAAGACGCACCAGCAGAAACTGAACCGCAGGCTTCAACTGGAGCAAGAGATGTCAAAG GCCGGCCTATCAGAAGCAGAGCAGGAGCAGATGAGGAAGATGCTGAACCAGAAAGAGTCCAACTACAACAGGCTACGCCGAGCCAAAATGGACAAGTCAATGTTTATCAAAATCAAGACTCTTGGCATCGGTGCCTTTGGTGAAGTTTGTCTGACCCGAAAGGTGGACACTGGAGCACTTTATGCCATGAAGACACTGCGCAAGAAAGACGTCCTCAACCGCAACCAG GTTGCCCATGTGAAAGCAGAGCGGGACATCCTGGCCGAGGCAGACAACGAGTGGGTGGTGCGTCTCTACTACTCCTTCCAGGACCGTGACAGCCTCTACTTCGTCATGGACTACATCCCCGGAGGAGACATGATGAGTCTGCTCATCAGGATGGGCGTCTTCCCCGAACCATTGGCGCGTTTCTACATAGCCGAGCTGACGCTGGCCATCGAGAGCGTGCACAAGATGGGCTTCATCCACAGAGACATCAAGCCCGACAACATCCTCATTGACCTGGACGGACACATCAAACTTACCGACTTTGGTTTGTGCACAGGTTTCCGCTGGACGCACAACTCCAAGTACTACCAGAAAG GGAGCCACGTCAGACAGGACAGCATGGAGCCCAGTGACTTCTGGGACGACGTGTCAAACTGTCGCTGTGGTGACCGCCTGATGACACTGGAGCAGCGCGCCAACCGGCAGCATCAGCGCTGCCTCGCTCACTCCCTGGTGGGAACACCAAACTACATCGCACCAGAGGTGCTGCTGCGCAAAG gctACACGCAGCTGTGCGACTGGTGGAGCGTGGGAGTGATCCTGTTTGAGATGCTGGTGGGACAGCCGCCCTTCCTGGCCTCCACACCAACAGAGACTCAGATTAAG gtcaTCAACTGGGAGAGCACTCTGCAGGTGCCGGCTCAGGTCAAACTGAGCCCCGAGGCGGTCGACATCATCGGtcgtctctgctgctctgcGGAGGATCGCGTGGGTTCAAACGGTGCAGGCGAAATCAAGGCTCACCCTTTCTTCTCCCAGATGGACTTCTCCAGCAATCTGCGGCAGCAACCGGCGCCCTACAGACCCAAGATCGCCCACCCGATGGACACGTCTAACTTTGAccctgtggaggaggagggcggcCCTGGGGCATGGAGCGACAGCGGGGACAGCACCAGGGCCTTGGACATGCTCTGCTCGCCACACGGGAAGCACCCAGAGCACGCTTTCTACGAGTTCACCTTCCGCAGGTTTTTCGACGACAATGGCTGCCCCTTCCGCTACCCTAAACCTCCCGAGAGCTGCGAGGGGCCGCAGAGTATCAGCGGAGCCGCCTGCATGGGGCCGGATGAGGATGACgaacaagaagaagaggaggaggacgatgaagacatgggggaggagggagagcagggGGAGGGGTGTGAGCCGGTTTACGTCTAG